A region from the Mucilaginibacter sp. CSA2-8R genome encodes:
- a CDS encoding histidine kinase — translation MKAELSYHNGSIARINLVNALIGIVIGICISAVQSAFNNRLMPVKNVLLTTMFSVIITLSITNSVILYQRYLKPQKVNIWKFVAVYYACNLLGMFVGIELSYFILSLLFRTTYTPLKHFDDYKFTFVIVLIIGTIFYFYMAQKANMRARLQETELDIAKLKQLKTQAELQTLQSKINPHFLYNSLNSIASLIHEDADRAEEMTLKLSKLFRYSINSQQQNMARVCDEMEIVNTYLDIEKIRFGDRINFSTTVHDELNKHLVPRFLIQPLVENALKHGLQNVPQNGILNVALRQQQQRLIIEVTDNGRPFPQELELGYGLQSTYDKLALIYGDDYEIQLINTPQKQLFISLPLTVVPNQHSKLGYINACLF, via the coding sequence ATGAAAGCAGAACTGAGTTATCATAACGGATCTATTGCCAGGATCAATCTGGTAAATGCTCTTATTGGGATTGTTATAGGTATATGCATCAGTGCCGTGCAATCGGCTTTTAATAACCGGCTCATGCCGGTTAAAAATGTACTGCTTACTACTATGTTCAGTGTCATTATCACACTGAGCATTACCAACAGTGTTATTTTATACCAACGTTATCTCAAACCCCAAAAAGTAAACATCTGGAAATTTGTTGCGGTATACTATGCCTGCAACCTGCTGGGCATGTTTGTGGGCATCGAGCTGTCTTACTTTATTCTTTCACTGCTGTTTAGAACCACTTACACTCCGTTAAAGCATTTTGATGACTATAAATTCACGTTTGTTATTGTATTGATTATAGGCACCATATTTTATTTTTATATGGCACAAAAGGCCAACATGCGGGCCCGGCTCCAAGAAACAGAACTGGATATAGCCAAGCTTAAACAATTAAAAACACAGGCAGAGCTACAAACGCTACAGTCTAAAATAAACCCTCACTTTTTATACAACTCCTTAAATTCTATTGCCAGCCTGATTCATGAGGATGCCGACAGGGCCGAAGAGATGACCTTAAAGCTGTCAAAACTATTTCGGTACAGTATTAACTCGCAACAGCAAAATATGGCACGGGTATGCGACGAAATGGAGATAGTTAACACCTACCTTGATATAGAGAAAATTCGCTTTGGTGATCGCATTAACTTTAGCACTACAGTACACGATGAATTAAACAAGCACCTGGTTCCACGTTTTTTGATTCAACCCCTGGTTGAAAATGCGTTAAAGCACGGCTTGCAAAATGTACCGCAAAATGGCATTTTAAATGTTGCTTTGCGGCAACAGCAGCAACGCTTAATTATTGAGGTAACCGATAATGGCCGCCCCTTCCCTCAAGAGTTAGAGTTAGGTTATGGGTTACAAAGCACTTATGATAAACTGGCTTTAATTTATGGCGATGATTACGAGATACAGTTGATTAATACCCCTCAAAAGCAATTATTTATCAGCTTACCGTTAACCGTAGTACCCAACCAGCATAGCAAGTTAGGTTATATTAACGCCTGCCTGTTTTAA
- the pafA gene encoding alkaline phosphatase PafA, with protein MNIKCQLLAVLAFTSSFAVAQKAKPAVGTYTLNRPKLVVGLVVDQMRWDYLYRFNERYEAGGFRRLLGEGFTCENTHIDYLPTETGPGHSCIYTGSVPSIHGIAANNFFIQATGRYMYCAEDTTVQSVGSTSPAGKMSPRNLQASTITDELKMATNFRSKVIGIALKDRGSILPAGHTPDGAYWFDDASGNWITSTYYTKSLPAWVNTFNSKKMVSAYLSKPWNTLYPIDSYKQSTADNTPFEGAYRGETAPVFPHNIPAIKGSDYSAIRSNPYGNTFTLDFAKAAMEAERLGQGTQTDFLAVSLSSTDYIGHQFGPNSIEAEDVYLRLDRDLAAFFTYLDGKLGKGNYTVFLSADHGAANNSTFLKEHNIPTGLFDGTAAVNELNRIIEKEDDIKRAVLSFDNYQVNFNNVAVAAGKGNTAKIKQECTDWLSKQPGVLYVVDMQKAQEASIPADLRERIINAYNSERSGSIQVVMKPGWYASRSRTGTSHGVSSPYDTHIPLIFMGWGIQHGSLNRDTHMTDISATLAALLHIQMPSGCIGKVIPEALKK; from the coding sequence ATGAACATCAAATGCCAGCTTTTAGCGGTTCTTGCTTTTACATCTTCGTTTGCTGTGGCACAAAAAGCCAAGCCAGCAGTCGGCACTTATACCTTAAACCGGCCAAAACTGGTGGTAGGCTTAGTAGTTGACCAAATGCGTTGGGATTATCTTTACCGTTTTAACGAACGTTACGAAGCCGGAGGCTTTCGCCGATTGCTGGGCGAGGGTTTTACCTGCGAAAATACCCACATTGATTATTTACCAACCGAAACAGGGCCGGGTCACTCTTGCATCTATACCGGTTCTGTGCCATCTATACACGGTATTGCTGCTAACAACTTTTTTATACAGGCCACGGGTAGGTACATGTATTGTGCCGAAGATACTACGGTGCAATCGGTAGGCTCTACCTCTCCGGCCGGCAAGATGTCGCCTCGTAACTTACAGGCGAGTACCATTACTGATGAGCTAAAAATGGCGACTAACTTTCGTTCTAAAGTAATTGGTATTGCACTAAAAGACCGGGGTAGTATTTTACCTGCAGGCCATACGCCTGATGGCGCGTACTGGTTTGATGATGCTTCGGGTAATTGGATTACCAGTACATATTATACCAAAAGTTTACCTGCCTGGGTTAATACGTTTAATAGTAAAAAGATGGTGAGCGCTTATTTGAGCAAACCCTGGAATACGCTATACCCGATAGATAGCTATAAACAAAGCACTGCAGACAATACCCCTTTTGAGGGCGCTTACCGCGGCGAAACGGCGCCGGTTTTTCCGCATAATATTCCGGCTATAAAGGGTTCAGATTATAGCGCTATACGCAGTAACCCTTACGGCAATACCTTTACACTCGATTTTGCCAAAGCGGCGATGGAGGCCGAGCGTTTAGGCCAGGGCACACAAACCGATTTTTTAGCCGTAAGCTTATCATCTACCGATTATATAGGTCACCAGTTTGGTCCTAACTCTATCGAAGCTGAGGATGTATATCTACGCCTCGACCGTGATTTGGCTGCGTTTTTCACTTATTTGGATGGTAAGCTGGGTAAAGGAAACTATACCGTTTTCTTATCGGCCGACCATGGTGCAGCTAATAACAGTACCTTTTTAAAAGAGCATAATATCCCGACTGGTTTGTTTGACGGCACTGCTGCAGTAAATGAGCTTAACCGCATTATTGAAAAAGAAGATGATATTAAACGTGCCGTATTAAGTTTTGACAACTACCAGGTAAACTTTAATAATGTAGCTGTTGCTGCCGGTAAAGGCAACACCGCTAAAATTAAGCAGGAGTGTACAGATTGGTTAAGCAAACAGCCGGGTGTACTGTATGTAGTAGATATGCAAAAGGCACAGGAGGCCAGCATCCCTGCTGATTTGCGCGAGCGTATCATCAATGCATATAATTCGGAGCGTAGCGGAAGCATACAAGTGGTGATGAAACCGGGATGGTATGCCAGCCGCAGCCGCACCGGCACATCGCACGGAGTTAGCTCACCTTATGATACTCACATCCCGTTAATTTTTATGGGTTGGGGCATACAGCATGGCAGTTTAAACCGCGACACTCACATGACCGATATTTCGGCTACGCTGGCCGCACTGTTACACATTCAGATGCCAAGCGGCTGCATAGGTAAGGTAATACCCGAAGCTTTAAAAAAATAA
- the glmS gene encoding glutamine--fructose-6-phosphate transaminase (isomerizing), which yields MCGIVGYIGYRDAYPIVIKGLHRLEYRGYDSAGVALLDNELKVYKKAGKVNDLENFAKDLSTKGSLGMGHTRWATHGAPSDRNSHPHSSGDRKLTIIHNGIIENYAVLKEALLAKGHIFKSDTDTEVLIHFVEDIQQETGLELREAVRIALNKVVGAYAIVIMSADEPDQLIAARKGSPMVIGVGEGEYFIASDATPIVEYTKNVIYLNDNEIAYIRREDLLIKNIDNSVRVPYIQKLELQLEMLEKGGYEHFMLKEIYEQPRSVRDCMRGRIYPQQGKVQLGGLKEYADKLRNIDRIIIVACGTSWHAGLVAEYLIEEYARVPVEVEYASEFRYRNPIISEKDLVIAISQSGETADTMAAIELAKERGATIFGVCNVVGSSIPRATHAGVYTHAGPEIGVASTKAFTAQVTVLTLIAFYTAQIRGSITTGKLVEFLTELDEIPELIEKALQSEEHIKKIAYDFQNSRNCLFLGRGSSFPVALEGALKLKEISYIHAEGYPAAEMKHGPIALIDEEMPVVVIATQHSSYEKVISNIQEVKARSGRLIAIVTEGDTEVRRMADYVIEIPQTAEAFVPLVATIPLQLLSYHIAVLRGCNVDQPRNLAKSVTVE from the coding sequence ATGTGTGGAATTGTAGGTTATATCGGCTATAGGGATGCCTATCCCATCGTAATTAAAGGTCTGCACCGTCTGGAATATCGCGGTTATGACAGCGCAGGTGTTGCCTTGCTCGACAATGAGCTGAAGGTTTATAAAAAGGCCGGCAAGGTGAACGATCTGGAAAACTTTGCAAAAGATTTAAGTACAAAGGGCTCGTTAGGTATGGGGCATACCCGCTGGGCTACACATGGTGCCCCAAGCGACCGTAACTCCCACCCGCACTCATCCGGAGACCGTAAGCTAACCATTATTCACAACGGCATTATCGAAAATTATGCAGTGCTTAAAGAAGCACTGCTTGCTAAGGGGCACATATTTAAAAGTGATACCGATACCGAAGTATTGATTCACTTTGTTGAAGACATACAGCAAGAAACCGGGCTGGAGCTACGTGAGGCGGTACGTATTGCTTTAAACAAAGTAGTTGGTGCATATGCTATTGTTATTATGAGCGCTGATGAACCCGATCAGCTTATTGCTGCACGCAAGGGCAGCCCTATGGTTATTGGGGTAGGCGAGGGCGAATATTTTATTGCATCTGATGCTACACCTATTGTAGAATATACCAAGAACGTCATTTACCTGAACGATAATGAAATTGCCTACATCCGCCGGGAAGATCTATTGATCAAAAATATTGACAATAGCGTTCGGGTGCCATACATACAAAAGCTTGAACTGCAGTTAGAGATGCTGGAGAAAGGCGGATACGAGCATTTTATGCTTAAAGAGATTTATGAGCAGCCCCGCTCAGTACGTGATTGTATGCGTGGACGTATCTATCCGCAACAAGGTAAAGTTCAATTGGGCGGACTTAAAGAGTATGCGGATAAGCTTCGTAATATTGACCGTATCATTATTGTAGCCTGTGGTACCTCATGGCATGCCGGCTTGGTTGCTGAGTATTTGATTGAAGAATATGCCCGCGTTCCGGTGGAGGTAGAATATGCGTCAGAGTTTAGATACCGTAACCCTATCATCAGCGAAAAAGATTTGGTCATAGCCATTTCGCAATCGGGTGAAACGGCTGATACTATGGCGGCTATTGAATTGGCTAAAGAACGCGGTGCCACCATCTTTGGTGTTTGTAACGTAGTAGGTTCATCCATTCCGCGTGCTACGCATGCCGGCGTCTACACCCATGCCGGGCCCGAAATTGGTGTAGCTTCGACTAAAGCCTTTACGGCGCAGGTGACTGTATTAACGTTAATCGCATTTTATACGGCCCAAATAAGAGGATCAATTACTACCGGCAAGCTGGTTGAGTTTTTAACAGAGTTGGATGAAATTCCTGAACTGATTGAAAAAGCTTTGCAATCAGAAGAGCATATCAAAAAGATTGCCTATGATTTTCAAAACAGCCGCAATTGCCTGTTTTTAGGTCGGGGCAGCTCTTTCCCGGTAGCTTTAGAGGGAGCGCTCAAACTTAAAGAAATATCTTACATACACGCAGAAGGATACCCTGCAGCCGAAATGAAGCACGGGCCAATTGCCTTAATAGATGAAGAGATGCCTGTAGTGGTTATTGCTACCCAGCATTCGTCGTACGAAAAGGTGATTAGTAATATTCAGGAAGTAAAGGCACGTAGCGGTCGTTTAATAGCCATTGTAACCGAAGGCGATACCGAAGTTAGGCGTATGGCTGATTATGTAATCGAAATACCGCAAACTGCTGAGGCTTTTGTTCCGCTGGTGGCAACTATACCACTGCAGTTACTGTCTTATCATATTGCCGTGTTGCGCGGCTGTAATGTTGACCAGCCCCGTAATCTGGCAAAATCAGTTACGGTAGAATAA
- a CDS encoding LysR substrate-binding domain-containing protein, with product MTITQLEYIVAVDTYKSFVLAADKCFVTQPTLSMQIQKLEDVLGVKIFDRTRQPVVATEVGMEIIAQARIMLAESYKIKEIITDRQKELTGELKIGIIPTIAPYLLPRIISRFVEKYPQVKLVVWEQNTESIIQQLKLGVIDCGILSTPLRENSLTEIPVFYENFVAYVSKASKLYKKKNISAEDIDIEELWVLDEGHCMREQVLNICQRRKSTKGFQHFEYNTGSVDTLKRMVDQNDGATILPELALDDLSDKNLEKIRYFKSPEPAREVSIVIQRNFLKRRMIEALKNEILHFIPKKLKTKKKKEVMDI from the coding sequence ATGACCATTACGCAGCTTGAGTACATTGTTGCCGTTGATACGTATAAGAGCTTTGTGCTTGCGGCAGATAAGTGTTTTGTAACGCAACCTACCCTGAGTATGCAGATACAAAAACTGGAAGATGTACTTGGTGTAAAGATTTTTGACCGTACCCGGCAACCGGTAGTAGCTACTGAGGTAGGTATGGAAATTATTGCACAGGCACGCATTATGCTGGCCGAAAGCTATAAAATAAAGGAAATTATTACCGACCGTCAAAAAGAGCTCACCGGCGAATTAAAAATAGGGATTATCCCTACCATAGCACCCTATTTGCTGCCACGCATTATTAGCCGGTTTGTTGAAAAGTACCCGCAGGTAAAACTGGTGGTTTGGGAACAAAATACGGAGAGTATTATTCAGCAATTAAAGTTGGGCGTAATTGATTGTGGTATATTATCAACCCCCTTGCGCGAGAATAGCCTGACCGAAATTCCGGTATTTTACGAAAACTTTGTAGCTTATGTATCTAAAGCCAGTAAGCTATACAAAAAGAAAAATATAAGTGCTGAGGATATTGATATAGAAGAGCTTTGGGTATTGGACGAAGGGCATTGCATGCGCGAGCAGGTGTTAAACATCTGCCAGCGGCGCAAATCAACCAAAGGGTTTCAGCATTTTGAGTACAATACCGGTAGTGTTGATACCTTGAAACGTATGGTAGATCAAAATGACGGGGCCACGATATTGCCCGAACTGGCGTTAGATGATCTGAGCGATAAAAACCTGGAGAAAATAAGATACTTTAAATCGCCGGAGCCGGCCCGCGAAGTGAGTATTGTTATACAGCGTAATTTTTTAAAGCGGCGTATGATTGAGGCCCTTAAAAATGAGATCCTGCACTTTATCCCCAAAAAACTGAAAACGAAAAAGAAAAAAGAAGTGATGGATATTTAA
- a CDS encoding thiamine pyrophosphokinase, which yields MSSHHIVREKQEPALLILSLENFGDEDLGQLLEWSPTLIATLPVAEQLVVYGIKVDLIVANPVSYFDQSDVKWIPVDGQSNLQAGLDYLLTQGYPAVNIITDRLETDIFSAYINQINLVIFYQGKKIYAIASGFSKWRPAGQVVEVLSSNQEIAVQNLKLTAPQQYQTIADGVTAFTFQSPRIFISEEY from the coding sequence ATGTCATCTCATCACATTGTTCGCGAAAAGCAGGAGCCGGCGCTGTTAATTCTGAGCCTTGAAAACTTTGGCGACGAAGATTTGGGGCAGTTGCTGGAGTGGAGCCCAACCCTGATAGCTACGCTTCCGGTTGCCGAACAACTGGTAGTTTACGGCATCAAGGTAGACTTGATTGTTGCAAACCCTGTAAGTTATTTTGATCAATCTGATGTTAAATGGATACCTGTAGATGGCCAATCAAACTTGCAGGCAGGGCTTGATTACTTGTTAACGCAAGGCTATCCGGCGGTAAACATCATCACCGATAGGTTAGAAACAGACATATTTTCAGCGTACATTAATCAAATTAACCTGGTTATCTTTTACCAGGGAAAAAAAATTTATGCTATAGCATCAGGCTTTAGCAAATGGCGGCCTGCCGGCCAAGTGGTAGAGGTATTATCCTCTAACCAGGAAATTGCAGTGCAAAACCTCAAACTCACAGCACCTCAGCAATACCAAACAATAGCAGATGGCGTAACTGCATTTACATTTCAAAGTCCGCGCATCTTCATCAGCGAAGAATACTAA
- a CDS encoding LytTR family transcriptional regulator DNA-binding domain-containing protein — MKTWRTLIIDDEQLARQRLKRLLKPFEEFEIIGEAVNGADGLEQIEALKPELIFLDIEMPLLNGFEMLSRLQHQPKVVFTTAYDQYAIKAFEEDSIDYLLKPIEAERLAKTVKKLQQSMQQPVHALPLEALMQRLFVKKELKTLTVKIGDKILLIKLADIVYIEAEDKYVFLHTTDGRKHLTDFTITTLEEKLPEAFIRIHRSSIINTEHIKEIRKGFNGALVFVMDNTAGSKLTSSRSNGDVLRERFDI, encoded by the coding sequence ATGAAAACCTGGAGAACCTTAATTATTGACGATGAACAGCTGGCCCGGCAACGACTGAAACGTTTGCTTAAACCATTTGAAGAATTTGAGATTATAGGCGAAGCCGTTAATGGCGCTGATGGATTAGAACAAATTGAGGCATTGAAACCCGAATTGATATTTTTAGATATAGAGATGCCTTTATTAAACGGATTTGAAATGTTAAGCCGTTTACAGCATCAACCAAAAGTAGTATTCACCACCGCTTACGACCAATATGCCATTAAGGCGTTCGAAGAGGACTCTATAGATTACCTGCTTAAGCCTATTGAAGCCGAGCGTTTAGCCAAAACCGTGAAGAAGCTACAGCAAAGCATGCAGCAACCGGTCCATGCCTTACCGCTGGAGGCCCTGATGCAACGGTTGTTTGTTAAAAAAGAGCTGAAGACCTTAACGGTAAAAATTGGCGACAAAATTTTACTCATTAAACTCGCTGACATTGTATACATTGAGGCTGAAGACAAATATGTTTTTCTGCACACCACTGACGGCCGTAAACATCTTACCGATTTTACCATTACCACATTAGAAGAGAAACTACCTGAAGCATTTATACGCATTCACCGCAGCAGCATTATTAATACCGAGCACATTAAAGAAATAAGAAAAGGCTTTAACGGCGCTTTGGTGTTTGTGATGGATAATACAGCAGGCAGCAAGCTTACCTCGAGCCGCTCCAACGGCGATGTGCTGCGCGAGCGGTTTGATATTTAG